In the Syngnathus scovelli strain Florida chromosome 8, RoL_Ssco_1.2, whole genome shotgun sequence genome, one interval contains:
- the LOC137840561 gene encoding uncharacterized protein isoform X3, protein MDHQRLLGYFFFTSAYSFVCAQITNYALQGETINLVPSIFKQPDGILWKHNSKKVVLFDGMEEFVFPPYENRLTLDWASAELTIKDASYEDSGDYELEVDIYNEVHRSNYKWQVIDKVTKPSISCKMADANLATLVCSTDSKYPRLVEFNWSSGGKKQPGPNLTITLEDEHDNRVYRCDVSNPLTNETATFAAKNCFLDQKSSARLAIILPVIFAVLFILLIMLACVFRRKLRGTACFENTKKGVFKRRTTTEGSSQGDETMYFLGGSPTLPSNQRLRPFLPSDWIDSAYGNEDKHDAINGSNKEITGDEGVESDAATAITISSNPPHAPLTSSDLNTTTDHEDNSSQQVSGDVSVESMSDVDSPGVDQHSTTSREEIDSQEEREEDDGQEPFSAIAQGESTSGGEDQLDSSTSASEDETQSDSEDETIADEEQSKTEPQQSLTETPHHRNTNTTETQGS, encoded by the exons ATGGACCACCAACGCCTTCTGGGTTATTTCTTTTTCACGAGTGCTTACAGTTTCG TTTGTGCACAAATTACAAATTATGCACTACAAGGTGAAACGATCAACTTggtgccatccattttcaaacaACCTGATGGAATTCTCTGGAAACACAACAGCAAGAAAGTGGTTTTGTTTGACGGCATGGAGGAGTTTGTGTTCCCTCCCTACGAGAACAGGCTCACTCTGGACTGGGCCTCAGCAGAACTCACAATCAAAGACGCCTCATATGAAGACAGTGGAGACTATGAACTGGAAGTCGACATATACAATGAAGTGCATCGTTCAAATTATAAATGGCAGGTTATAG ACAAAGTAACCAAACCAAGCATATCCTGCAAAATGGCCGACGCAAACCTGGCGACGCTTGTGTGCtcaactgattccaaatatcccCGCTTAGTTGAATTTAACTGGAGCTCAGGTGGAAAAAAGCAGCCGGGTCCCAATTTGACAATAACCCTCGAGGATGAACACGATAATCGAGTTTACCGTTGTGACGTGAGCAACCCTCTGACCAATGAAACGGCCACGTTTGCTGCCAAGAACTGCTTCCTAG ACCAAAAATCTTCTGCTCGACTTGCCATCATCCTACCTGTCATTTTTGCTGTCCTCTTCATTTTACTCATCATGTTGGCCTGTGTATTCCGCAGAAAACTTCGAGGtacag CATGTTTTGAAAATACAAAGAAAGGTGTTTTTAAAAGACGGACTACAACGGAAG GGTCCAGTCAAGGTGACGAGACCATGTACTTCCTGGGGGGCTCACCTACGCTTCCATCCAATCAGAGGCTGCGGCCTTTTCTTCCAAGTGATTGGATTGATTCTGCTTATGGCAACGAAGACAAGCACGACGCAATTAATG gGTCTAACAAGGAGATCACTGGGGATGAAGGGGTGGAGTCTGATGCAGCCACTGCCATCACCATTTCCTCCAATCCACCTCATGCCCCGTTGACCTCTTCTGACCTGAACACTACGACTGACCATGAAGATAACTCATCTCAGCAGGTCTCGGGTGACGTTTCAGTGGAAAGCATGAGTGACGTTGACTCACCTGGAGTTGATCAGCACTCCACCACCTCCAGGGAGGAGATAGATTCACAAGAAGAAAGAGAAGAAGATGATGGGCAGGAGCCATTTTCAGCCATTGCACAAGGAGAGTCGACGAGTGGCGGTGAGGACCAACTGGACTCGAGCACATCAGCCTCTGAGGACGAAACACAGTCAGATAGTGAAGATGAGACGATTGCAGATGAGGAACAGAGTAAGACTGAACCACAACAATCTCTGACTGAGACACCACACCATAGGAACACAAATACAACTGAAACGCAGGgctcataa
- the LOC137840561 gene encoding uncharacterized protein isoform X2, which produces MDHQRLLGYFFFTSAYSFVCAQITNYALQGETINLVPSIFKQPDGILWKHNSKKVVLFDGMEEFVFPPYENRLTLDWASAELTIKDASYEDSGDYELEVDIYNEVHRSNYKWQVIDKVTKPSISCKMADANLATLVCSTDSKYPRLVEFNWSSGGKKQPGPNLTITLEDEHDNRVYRCDVSNPLTNETATFAAKNCFLDQKSSARLAIILPVIFAVLFILLIMLACVFRRKLRACFENTKKGVFKRRTTTEVSGSSQGDETMYFLGGSPTLPSNQRLRPFLPSDWIDSAYGNEDKHDAINGSNKEITGDEGVESDAATAITISSNPPHAPLTSSDLNTTTDHEDNSSQQVSGDVSVESMSDVDSPGVDQHSTTSREEIDSQEEREEDDGQEPFSAIAQGESTSGGEDQLDSSTSASEDETQSDSEDETIADEEQSKTEPQQSLTETPHHRNTNTTETQGS; this is translated from the exons ATGGACCACCAACGCCTTCTGGGTTATTTCTTTTTCACGAGTGCTTACAGTTTCG TTTGTGCACAAATTACAAATTATGCACTACAAGGTGAAACGATCAACTTggtgccatccattttcaaacaACCTGATGGAATTCTCTGGAAACACAACAGCAAGAAAGTGGTTTTGTTTGACGGCATGGAGGAGTTTGTGTTCCCTCCCTACGAGAACAGGCTCACTCTGGACTGGGCCTCAGCAGAACTCACAATCAAAGACGCCTCATATGAAGACAGTGGAGACTATGAACTGGAAGTCGACATATACAATGAAGTGCATCGTTCAAATTATAAATGGCAGGTTATAG ACAAAGTAACCAAACCAAGCATATCCTGCAAAATGGCCGACGCAAACCTGGCGACGCTTGTGTGCtcaactgattccaaatatcccCGCTTAGTTGAATTTAACTGGAGCTCAGGTGGAAAAAAGCAGCCGGGTCCCAATTTGACAATAACCCTCGAGGATGAACACGATAATCGAGTTTACCGTTGTGACGTGAGCAACCCTCTGACCAATGAAACGGCCACGTTTGCTGCCAAGAACTGCTTCCTAG ACCAAAAATCTTCTGCTCGACTTGCCATCATCCTACCTGTCATTTTTGCTGTCCTCTTCATTTTACTCATCATGTTGGCCTGTGTATTCCGCAGAAAACTTCGAG CATGTTTTGAAAATACAAAGAAAGGTGTTTTTAAAAGACGGACTACAACGGAAG TTTCAGGGTCCAGTCAAGGTGACGAGACCATGTACTTCCTGGGGGGCTCACCTACGCTTCCATCCAATCAGAGGCTGCGGCCTTTTCTTCCAAGTGATTGGATTGATTCTGCTTATGGCAACGAAGACAAGCACGACGCAATTAATG gGTCTAACAAGGAGATCACTGGGGATGAAGGGGTGGAGTCTGATGCAGCCACTGCCATCACCATTTCCTCCAATCCACCTCATGCCCCGTTGACCTCTTCTGACCTGAACACTACGACTGACCATGAAGATAACTCATCTCAGCAGGTCTCGGGTGACGTTTCAGTGGAAAGCATGAGTGACGTTGACTCACCTGGAGTTGATCAGCACTCCACCACCTCCAGGGAGGAGATAGATTCACAAGAAGAAAGAGAAGAAGATGATGGGCAGGAGCCATTTTCAGCCATTGCACAAGGAGAGTCGACGAGTGGCGGTGAGGACCAACTGGACTCGAGCACATCAGCCTCTGAGGACGAAACACAGTCAGATAGTGAAGATGAGACGATTGCAGATGAGGAACAGAGTAAGACTGAACCACAACAATCTCTGACTGAGACACCACACCATAGGAACACAAATACAACTGAAACGCAGGgctcataa
- the LOC137840561 gene encoding uncharacterized protein isoform X4 has translation MDHQRLLGYFFFTSAYSFVCAQITNYALQGETINLVPSIFKQPDGILWKHNSKKVVLFDGMEEFVFPPYENRLTLDWASAELTIKDASYEDSGDYELEVDIYNEVHRSNYKWQVIDKVTKPSISCKMADANLATLVCSTDSKYPRLVEFNWSSGGKKQPGPNLTITLEDEHDNRVYRCDVSNPLTNETATFAAKNCFLDQKSSARLAIILPVIFAVLFILLIMLACVFRRKLRACFENTKKGVFKRRTTTEGSSQGDETMYFLGGSPTLPSNQRLRPFLPSDWIDSAYGNEDKHDAINGSNKEITGDEGVESDAATAITISSNPPHAPLTSSDLNTTTDHEDNSSQQVSGDVSVESMSDVDSPGVDQHSTTSREEIDSQEEREEDDGQEPFSAIAQGESTSGGEDQLDSSTSASEDETQSDSEDETIADEEQSKTEPQQSLTETPHHRNTNTTETQGS, from the exons ATGGACCACCAACGCCTTCTGGGTTATTTCTTTTTCACGAGTGCTTACAGTTTCG TTTGTGCACAAATTACAAATTATGCACTACAAGGTGAAACGATCAACTTggtgccatccattttcaaacaACCTGATGGAATTCTCTGGAAACACAACAGCAAGAAAGTGGTTTTGTTTGACGGCATGGAGGAGTTTGTGTTCCCTCCCTACGAGAACAGGCTCACTCTGGACTGGGCCTCAGCAGAACTCACAATCAAAGACGCCTCATATGAAGACAGTGGAGACTATGAACTGGAAGTCGACATATACAATGAAGTGCATCGTTCAAATTATAAATGGCAGGTTATAG ACAAAGTAACCAAACCAAGCATATCCTGCAAAATGGCCGACGCAAACCTGGCGACGCTTGTGTGCtcaactgattccaaatatcccCGCTTAGTTGAATTTAACTGGAGCTCAGGTGGAAAAAAGCAGCCGGGTCCCAATTTGACAATAACCCTCGAGGATGAACACGATAATCGAGTTTACCGTTGTGACGTGAGCAACCCTCTGACCAATGAAACGGCCACGTTTGCTGCCAAGAACTGCTTCCTAG ACCAAAAATCTTCTGCTCGACTTGCCATCATCCTACCTGTCATTTTTGCTGTCCTCTTCATTTTACTCATCATGTTGGCCTGTGTATTCCGCAGAAAACTTCGAG CATGTTTTGAAAATACAAAGAAAGGTGTTTTTAAAAGACGGACTACAACGGAAG GGTCCAGTCAAGGTGACGAGACCATGTACTTCCTGGGGGGCTCACCTACGCTTCCATCCAATCAGAGGCTGCGGCCTTTTCTTCCAAGTGATTGGATTGATTCTGCTTATGGCAACGAAGACAAGCACGACGCAATTAATG gGTCTAACAAGGAGATCACTGGGGATGAAGGGGTGGAGTCTGATGCAGCCACTGCCATCACCATTTCCTCCAATCCACCTCATGCCCCGTTGACCTCTTCTGACCTGAACACTACGACTGACCATGAAGATAACTCATCTCAGCAGGTCTCGGGTGACGTTTCAGTGGAAAGCATGAGTGACGTTGACTCACCTGGAGTTGATCAGCACTCCACCACCTCCAGGGAGGAGATAGATTCACAAGAAGAAAGAGAAGAAGATGATGGGCAGGAGCCATTTTCAGCCATTGCACAAGGAGAGTCGACGAGTGGCGGTGAGGACCAACTGGACTCGAGCACATCAGCCTCTGAGGACGAAACACAGTCAGATAGTGAAGATGAGACGATTGCAGATGAGGAACAGAGTAAGACTGAACCACAACAATCTCTGACTGAGACACCACACCATAGGAACACAAATACAACTGAAACGCAGGgctcataa
- the LOC137840561 gene encoding uncharacterized protein isoform X1: protein MDHQRLLGYFFFTSAYSFVCAQITNYALQGETINLVPSIFKQPDGILWKHNSKKVVLFDGMEEFVFPPYENRLTLDWASAELTIKDASYEDSGDYELEVDIYNEVHRSNYKWQVIDKVTKPSISCKMADANLATLVCSTDSKYPRLVEFNWSSGGKKQPGPNLTITLEDEHDNRVYRCDVSNPLTNETATFAAKNCFLDQKSSARLAIILPVIFAVLFILLIMLACVFRRKLRGTACFENTKKGVFKRRTTTEVSGSSQGDETMYFLGGSPTLPSNQRLRPFLPSDWIDSAYGNEDKHDAINGSNKEITGDEGVESDAATAITISSNPPHAPLTSSDLNTTTDHEDNSSQQVSGDVSVESMSDVDSPGVDQHSTTSREEIDSQEEREEDDGQEPFSAIAQGESTSGGEDQLDSSTSASEDETQSDSEDETIADEEQSKTEPQQSLTETPHHRNTNTTETQGS from the exons ATGGACCACCAACGCCTTCTGGGTTATTTCTTTTTCACGAGTGCTTACAGTTTCG TTTGTGCACAAATTACAAATTATGCACTACAAGGTGAAACGATCAACTTggtgccatccattttcaaacaACCTGATGGAATTCTCTGGAAACACAACAGCAAGAAAGTGGTTTTGTTTGACGGCATGGAGGAGTTTGTGTTCCCTCCCTACGAGAACAGGCTCACTCTGGACTGGGCCTCAGCAGAACTCACAATCAAAGACGCCTCATATGAAGACAGTGGAGACTATGAACTGGAAGTCGACATATACAATGAAGTGCATCGTTCAAATTATAAATGGCAGGTTATAG ACAAAGTAACCAAACCAAGCATATCCTGCAAAATGGCCGACGCAAACCTGGCGACGCTTGTGTGCtcaactgattccaaatatcccCGCTTAGTTGAATTTAACTGGAGCTCAGGTGGAAAAAAGCAGCCGGGTCCCAATTTGACAATAACCCTCGAGGATGAACACGATAATCGAGTTTACCGTTGTGACGTGAGCAACCCTCTGACCAATGAAACGGCCACGTTTGCTGCCAAGAACTGCTTCCTAG ACCAAAAATCTTCTGCTCGACTTGCCATCATCCTACCTGTCATTTTTGCTGTCCTCTTCATTTTACTCATCATGTTGGCCTGTGTATTCCGCAGAAAACTTCGAGGtacag CATGTTTTGAAAATACAAAGAAAGGTGTTTTTAAAAGACGGACTACAACGGAAG TTTCAGGGTCCAGTCAAGGTGACGAGACCATGTACTTCCTGGGGGGCTCACCTACGCTTCCATCCAATCAGAGGCTGCGGCCTTTTCTTCCAAGTGATTGGATTGATTCTGCTTATGGCAACGAAGACAAGCACGACGCAATTAATG gGTCTAACAAGGAGATCACTGGGGATGAAGGGGTGGAGTCTGATGCAGCCACTGCCATCACCATTTCCTCCAATCCACCTCATGCCCCGTTGACCTCTTCTGACCTGAACACTACGACTGACCATGAAGATAACTCATCTCAGCAGGTCTCGGGTGACGTTTCAGTGGAAAGCATGAGTGACGTTGACTCACCTGGAGTTGATCAGCACTCCACCACCTCCAGGGAGGAGATAGATTCACAAGAAGAAAGAGAAGAAGATGATGGGCAGGAGCCATTTTCAGCCATTGCACAAGGAGAGTCGACGAGTGGCGGTGAGGACCAACTGGACTCGAGCACATCAGCCTCTGAGGACGAAACACAGTCAGATAGTGAAGATGAGACGATTGCAGATGAGGAACAGAGTAAGACTGAACCACAACAATCTCTGACTGAGACACCACACCATAGGAACACAAATACAACTGAAACGCAGGgctcataa